A genome region from Acidobacteriota bacterium includes the following:
- a CDS encoding pitrilysin family protein: MAPDASNRFRLRFEKHRLPNGLTLILYEDHRLPQAAVDIWYHVGSKDEKPGRTGLAHLFEHMMFQGSAHSPEDYFRSLEEVGARLNGSTSEDRTNYWEVVPASYLERALFLEADRMGWLLPGLTQEKLDNQREVVKNERRQTVENEPYGVAEEVLLANLYPEGHPYHHPVIGSMADLDAASLEDVHAFFSKYYTPSNATLCVAGDVDPARALDQVGRLFGEIPAGPTVSPVTPWIPILSKPFREVVEDRVQLSRLTLAWPTVCHLTPEDATLSVLAYVLATGKDSRLMKRMQIDENLAQSVWCGHLAGEVAGSFQAVVTVRPGISLERAEDALWEEMERLGRDGVAPEEVRAAVDSLTVGVLKRLQMVGGFGSVSDMLNYYEVFGGDPGGLVKEFDRYARVSAEDVADAARRFLRRDGFAAVSVVPARPRPSALERGKLPAAGEARPFAFPEVCRDRLKNGIDVWTLTDPTVPLVSVAAVLEAGSAQDPPDRPGLAFFTAGLLDEAAAGQDAVALAIRQKRMATALATRVDAEKVTLSLTLLRERLGEGMALLSDVLLRPDFRPEDVERVRKEHLASLLRRLDEAPELGDRALKALLFGEASPYGHPTDGYPDGLESFRREEAVGFHGDRYHPGRMLLAFVGDVSREEALTAAESSFGSWAPAGAPPEDPDPDRFLPGGGFLLVDKPGAPQAYISAGLPALSRLDPRDPAFLVFNAVLGGQFTSRINMNLREDKGYTYGAHAYLDPKPGVRPWVFGSAVQADKTVDSIREVLGEIERILSGSPVTQEEFVKARENLILRHPQNFETQAQLLGGLAALWRYGLPLDFHARFLSALRSLRLEQVIEAGAEVLVPERLSWVVVGDRRELEGPLQALGLGPLSVREGR, from the coding sequence ATGGCCCCCGACGCATCGAACCGATTTCGACTCCGCTTCGAAAAGCACCGCCTTCCTAACGGCCTTACGCTGATCCTGTATGAAGACCACCGCCTGCCTCAGGCCGCGGTGGACATCTGGTACCACGTGGGGAGCAAGGACGAGAAGCCTGGCCGGACGGGCCTCGCGCACCTGTTCGAGCACATGATGTTCCAGGGGTCCGCCCACAGTCCGGAGGATTACTTCCGTTCCCTGGAGGAAGTCGGGGCGCGGCTCAACGGGTCCACCTCGGAGGACCGGACCAATTACTGGGAGGTCGTACCGGCGTCCTACCTGGAGCGCGCCCTCTTTCTGGAGGCCGACCGCATGGGGTGGCTCCTCCCCGGCCTGACCCAGGAGAAGTTGGACAACCAGCGGGAGGTGGTGAAGAACGAACGGCGTCAGACCGTGGAGAACGAGCCCTACGGCGTGGCCGAGGAAGTCCTCCTGGCCAACCTTTATCCGGAGGGGCACCCCTACCACCATCCCGTCATCGGTTCCATGGCGGACCTTGACGCCGCGTCCCTGGAGGACGTCCACGCCTTTTTCTCCAAGTACTACACGCCCAGCAATGCGACCCTCTGCGTTGCGGGCGATGTGGATCCCGCGCGGGCGCTCGATCAGGTGGGTCGTCTATTCGGCGAGATTCCCGCGGGCCCGACGGTCTCGCCGGTGACGCCATGGATCCCTATCCTGAGCAAGCCCTTCCGGGAGGTGGTCGAGGACCGGGTCCAGCTGTCGCGCCTCACCCTGGCCTGGCCCACGGTCTGTCACCTGACCCCGGAGGACGCCACCCTCTCCGTCCTGGCCTATGTTCTGGCCACGGGGAAGGACTCTCGACTGATGAAGCGGATGCAGATCGACGAGAACCTGGCCCAGTCGGTCTGGTGCGGCCACCTGGCGGGCGAGGTCGCGGGCTCGTTTCAGGCGGTGGTGACGGTGCGCCCCGGAATTTCCCTCGAACGAGCGGAAGACGCTCTGTGGGAGGAGATGGAACGCCTCGGGCGGGATGGCGTGGCGCCCGAAGAGGTCCGGGCCGCCGTGGATTCCCTCACCGTGGGTGTTCTGAAACGCCTCCAGATGGTTGGGGGCTTCGGCAGCGTAAGCGACATGCTCAACTACTACGAGGTCTTCGGGGGCGATCCCGGCGGCCTCGTGAAGGAGTTCGACCGCTACGCCCGGGTGTCCGCCGAGGATGTGGCGGACGCGGCGCGCCGGTTCCTCCGCCGGGACGGCTTCGCCGCCGTTTCCGTCGTCCCCGCCCGACCTCGGCCTTCCGCCCTCGAACGGGGGAAGCTCCCCGCGGCGGGAGAGGCTCGGCCCTTCGCCTTCCCAGAGGTCTGCAGAGACAGGCTGAAGAACGGCATCGACGTCTGGACCCTGACGGACCCGACGGTGCCGCTGGTCTCCGTGGCGGCCGTGCTCGAGGCGGGCAGCGCCCAGGATCCCCCCGATCGGCCGGGGCTGGCCTTTTTCACCGCGGGGCTCCTGGACGAGGCGGCGGCGGGCCAGGACGCGGTGGCCCTGGCGATACGGCAGAAGCGCATGGCCACCGCGCTGGCCACCCGGGTGGACGCGGAAAAGGTGACTCTCTCCCTCACCCTGTTGCGGGAGCGTCTGGGGGAGGGCATGGCCCTCCTGTCGGACGTCCTGCTCCGGCCCGATTTCCGTCCGGAGGATGTGGAACGCGTCCGCAAGGAGCATCTGGCATCCCTCCTCAGGCGCCTGGACGAGGCCCCGGAACTGGGGGACCGCGCCCTCAAGGCCCTCCTCTTCGGCGAGGCCTCGCCTTATGGCCATCCCACGGACGGCTATCCGGACGGCCTGGAGTCCTTCCGCCGTGAAGAGGCCGTGGGGTTCCATGGGGATCGGTACCATCCCGGGCGGATGCTCCTCGCCTTCGTGGGGGACGTGAGCCGGGAAGAAGCCTTGACCGCGGCCGAATCCAGCTTCGGATCGTGGGCGCCGGCCGGCGCCCCTCCTGAGGACCCCGACCCGGATCGGTTTCTTCCGGGAGGCGGTTTCCTCCTCGTGGACAAACCTGGAGCCCCCCAGGCCTACATCTCCGCGGGGCTCCCCGCGCTGTCCCGGTTGGATCCGAGGGACCCGGCCTTCCTCGTCTTCAACGCCGTCCTCGGGGGGCAGTTCACGAGCCGGATCAACATGAACCTCCGGGAGGACAAGGGGTACACCTACGGGGCCCACGCCTACCTGGATCCCAAGCCAGGAGTCCGCCCGTGGGTCTTCGGCTCGGCGGTGCAGGCGGACAAGACGGTGGACTCGATCCGGGAGGTCCTCGGGGAGATCGAGCGGATCCTCTCCGGCTCGCCCGTCACCCAGGAGGAGTTCGTCAAGGCGCGGGAGAACCTGATCCTGCGGCATCCCCAGAACTTCGAGACCCAGGCCCAGCTTCTCGGGGGGCTGGCGGCCCTGTGGAGATACGGGCTCCCCCTCGATTTCCACGCGCGGTTCCTCTCCGCGCTCCGGTCTTTACGGCTGGAGCAGGTGATCGAAGCCGGGGCCGAGGTGCTCGTCCCCGAACGCCTCTCCTGGGTGGTCGTGGGGGACCGGAGAGAACTCGAGGGGCCGCTTCAGGCCCTCGGGCTCGGTCCCCTGAGCGTGCGAGAAGGGCGCTGA